The Sediminispirochaeta smaragdinae DSM 11293 genome has a segment encoding these proteins:
- a CDS encoding MarC family protein, whose amino-acid sequence MSPLTLYGAAATLFLIMDPFGNIATFLSVLASVPQRRRKKIIIREMLIALVILMLFLFFGKYILEGMQITEPALSISGGTILFLIAVKMIFPTGGGGDKQQPESEPIVVPLAVPLVAGPSAMAMVILFSTQAPEKILLWFLALLIAWSLSALILISAETLSKLLGPRAIKAIERLMGMILTTMAIQMLLSGIASFVSSL is encoded by the coding sequence ATGAGTCCTCTTACCCTCTATGGAGCCGCCGCAACACTATTCCTCATCATGGACCCCTTCGGAAACATTGCAACATTTCTTTCGGTCCTCGCCTCGGTTCCCCAGCGACGAAGAAAAAAGATTATCATTCGTGAAATGCTTATCGCCCTCGTCATTCTTATGCTCTTTCTCTTCTTTGGAAAATATATTCTTGAGGGAATGCAGATCACCGAACCGGCCTTAAGCATATCGGGGGGAACGATTCTGTTTCTCATTGCGGTGAAAATGATCTTTCCAACAGGCGGCGGAGGAGACAAACAGCAGCCGGAAAGTGAACCTATTGTTGTGCCTCTTGCGGTCCCCCTGGTCGCCGGCCCTTCCGCGATGGCAATGGTCATCCTTTTTTCCACTCAGGCACCGGAGAAAATACTTCTCTGGTTTCTCGCCCTTCTCATCGCCTGGAGTCTCAGTGCACTTATCCTCATCAGTGCCGAAACCTTGAGCAAACTTCTCGGACCCCGTGCAATTAAGGCGATCGAGCGGCTGATGGGAATGATTCTCACCACCATGGCAATACAGATGCTCCTCAGCGGAATTGCCTCGTTCGTTTCCTCGCTGTGA
- a CDS encoding Gfo/Idh/MocA family protein has translation MIGEIGYTLPMKTINEKIRWGVLGAANIAQKSVIPAAQKSRQLEITAIASRSEEKAQEAAEFLGIKNYYGSYEALLQDPDIDALYIPLPNHLHAQWAIAAMEAGKHVLCEKPIALSLEEIDAIIRTRDKTGMKIGEAFMVKSHPQWEAAVKLKNEGVLGTLTGGQGSFTYYNDNPQNVRNMYNKGGGGLWDIGVYPVFTSRLFFGEEPESVCAIVESDPQFGIDRLASAILKFPSGQFSFICGTQTNSYQHIRFFGTKGTLEIPMPFNPSPTEKATILLSGTKADKQLQTISFDAVDQYTLELEAFSEAIRTGREVPVPLENSRHNTAVILALFRAAEQGKWETV, from the coding sequence ATGATCGGAGAGATTGGTTATACTTTACCTATGAAAACAATCAACGAGAAAATCAGATGGGGAGTCCTCGGTGCCGCAAATATTGCACAAAAAAGTGTTATTCCCGCGGCTCAGAAATCCAGACAGCTTGAAATAACAGCCATTGCCAGCAGATCGGAAGAAAAGGCGCAGGAAGCGGCCGAATTCCTCGGCATAAAGAACTATTACGGGAGCTATGAAGCGCTGCTGCAGGATCCCGACATCGATGCACTCTACATTCCCTTGCCAAATCATCTCCATGCACAATGGGCGATCGCGGCAATGGAGGCAGGCAAGCACGTATTGTGTGAAAAGCCCATCGCCCTTTCTCTGGAGGAGATCGATGCGATAATCAGAACCAGAGACAAAACAGGAATGAAGATTGGTGAAGCCTTCATGGTAAAAAGCCATCCTCAGTGGGAGGCTGCCGTAAAACTGAAAAATGAAGGAGTCCTGGGGACGCTGACCGGAGGTCAGGGAAGTTTTACCTATTACAACGATAATCCTCAAAATGTCAGGAACATGTACAACAAGGGAGGAGGAGGTTTGTGGGACATCGGTGTGTATCCGGTTTTCACCAGCCGTCTCTTCTTTGGAGAAGAGCCAGAATCGGTCTGTGCGATCGTGGAAAGCGACCCCCAATTCGGTATCGATCGACTTGCATCGGCCATACTGAAATTCCCTTCCGGGCAATTCTCTTTCATCTGCGGAACACAGACAAACAGTTATCAGCATATTCGGTTTTTCGGAACAAAGGGAACGCTTGAGATTCCCATGCCTTTCAACCCTTCCCCCACGGAAAAGGCCACTATTCTACTCTCCGGCACGAAAGCGGATAAACAGCTACAGACGATCTCTTTCGACGCTGTAGATCAGTACACCCTCGAACTGGAGGCCTTCTCCGAAGCCATCCGAACAGGAAGAGAGGTACCTGTGCCTCTGGAAAACAGCAGGCATAACACCGCCGTCATATTGGCCCTTTTCAGGGCAGCCGAACAAGGGAAATGGGAGACCGTATAG
- a CDS encoding DUF1820 family protein yields MSVYRIHFTWNKKEVAIKATSLDLTHPYFVSMKGLILPESNGLIIDPSRDELTKAFGEADHIMIPFQTVSLIEELKESDPADELGLRHKVTPFHLIENEDEGKDDQDEEPEA; encoded by the coding sequence ATGTCTGTGTACCGAATTCATTTTACCTGGAACAAAAAAGAGGTTGCCATAAAGGCGACCAGTCTTGATTTGACTCATCCCTACTTCGTCTCCATGAAAGGGCTTATCCTTCCGGAAAGCAACGGCCTCATCATCGATCCCAGTCGGGATGAACTCACAAAGGCCTTCGGGGAAGCAGACCATATCATGATCCCTTTTCAGACCGTCTCCCTCATAGAGGAGTTAAAAGAGAGCGATCCTGCCGACGAACTCGGTTTACGGCACAAGGTCACCCCTTTTCACCTCATCGAAAACGAGGATGAAGGCAAGGATGACCAGGATGAAGAGCCGGAAGCCTAA
- a CDS encoding HD-GYP domain-containing protein, whose translation MKTLSSLTTRRLYLLLFLLLFILVLVIIFSVTAVRFETMGTDYRAALNKVNGVITELHHIRLMPPEQRSFDRLEERLDALSETPAITRGRAEPTDDLHGLVAKLKEGSISFDQAVDVVGSVARNLSTRFYQNRKWLISIAALDIILNLAAIVILLVVTLSLRSATHYFYGQIGRGLESMQQVLNYEQDRLELIPPKWEEGRRLNEAVRRFTEQIDQDRTLREMELQTNIEALLPMVKELIGDKIPCDRISVAFLDTQGIVIAEAAISSMEKVVLEPGFTEHINSTTLARVIAQKEPRIINDLEAHYKTVHASISTGKILEEGIRASITVPLFFETRCVGFFFISSRLKDAYRKNHAYHAKRIAYTIKQNLYYTFVLQQVVAESATAFVKLTEKKDNETSLHILRMARYSYLIARQILNSGTYSISPRFIREILWFAPLHDIGKIGIPDSILLKPGPLTPAERNIMESHVTIGEEVIWSMDRGLRKTMEHSLLRTAIDIIKSHHEKWDGSGYPDGLRGESIPLAGRITAIADVFDALTSRRSYKEPFSVEKSLGIIRNGKGSHFDPVVVEAFETTLPEILAFYETHKEV comes from the coding sequence ATGAAAACACTTTCGAGTTTGACAACACGCCGCCTTTACCTTTTGCTTTTTTTATTGCTCTTCATCCTAGTGCTGGTCATCATTTTTTCGGTTACCGCCGTAAGATTTGAGACAATGGGTACCGACTACCGGGCGGCCCTGAATAAGGTCAACGGGGTAATCACTGAATTGCACCATATCAGACTTATGCCGCCGGAGCAGCGAAGTTTCGACCGCCTTGAGGAGCGTCTGGACGCCCTTTCCGAAACCCCGGCGATTACAAGGGGAAGAGCCGAGCCGACAGACGATCTACATGGCCTTGTGGCGAAGCTGAAGGAGGGGAGCATAAGTTTTGATCAAGCCGTCGATGTGGTCGGTTCTGTTGCACGAAACCTGTCCACCCGTTTTTATCAAAACAGAAAGTGGCTCATCTCCATCGCAGCCCTTGATATCATCCTCAACCTGGCGGCTATCGTCATTCTTCTTGTGGTAACCCTGAGCCTCAGGAGTGCGACACACTACTTCTACGGACAGATTGGCAGAGGTCTTGAGTCTATGCAACAGGTTCTCAACTATGAGCAGGATCGACTTGAACTCATTCCCCCGAAATGGGAAGAGGGGCGGCGCTTAAACGAGGCGGTCAGGCGTTTCACCGAACAGATCGATCAGGATCGAACCCTGCGGGAGATGGAGCTACAGACAAACATCGAAGCGCTCCTTCCCATGGTAAAGGAGCTAATAGGGGATAAAATTCCATGCGATCGCATTTCGGTTGCCTTTCTCGATACCCAGGGAATCGTCATTGCAGAGGCGGCCATCAGTTCCATGGAAAAAGTCGTGCTCGAACCTGGGTTTACGGAGCACATAAACAGCACAACCCTGGCCAGGGTCATCGCACAGAAAGAGCCGAGGATCATTAACGATCTTGAGGCTCATTACAAGACAGTACATGCATCGATATCGACCGGGAAGATTCTCGAAGAGGGGATCAGGGCGAGCATAACCGTTCCGCTGTTCTTCGAAACTCGATGCGTCGGCTTCTTTTTTATCTCGAGCAGGTTGAAAGATGCATACCGTAAGAACCATGCATATCATGCGAAAAGAATCGCCTATACCATAAAGCAGAACCTTTACTACACCTTTGTCCTTCAGCAGGTCGTAGCAGAATCTGCCACCGCCTTCGTAAAGCTGACGGAAAAAAAAGATAACGAAACGAGCCTTCATATTCTTCGAATGGCCCGTTACAGCTATCTTATCGCCCGCCAGATTCTTAATTCGGGAACCTACTCGATATCGCCCAGGTTCATCCGGGAAATACTCTGGTTTGCCCCCCTCCACGATATCGGTAAGATAGGTATCCCTGATTCCATTCTGTTAAAGCCGGGACCTCTCACCCCTGCAGAACGAAACATCATGGAAAGTCATGTCACCATAGGAGAAGAGGTGATTTGGTCGATGGACAGAGGCTTGCGGAAAACGATGGAGCATTCACTGCTGAGGACCGCCATCGACATCATCAAAAGTCATCATGAGAAATGGGACGGCAGCGGCTATCCCGACGGATTGAGGGGGGAATCCATTCCCCTTGCGGGAAGAATTACCGCCATTGCCGATGTATTCGATGCATTGACAAGCAGGCGTTCGTATAAAGAGCCCTTTTCTGTGGAAAAATCCCTAGGAATCATACGAAACGGCAAGGGTAGTCATTTTGATCCTGTGGTGGTGGAGGCCTTCGAGACCACACTGCCCGAGATACTCGCTTTCTACGAAACCCACAAAGAGGTGTGA